Proteins encoded within one genomic window of Halocatena marina:
- a CDS encoding SHOCT domain-containing protein gives MADDRLQSLGMIVAVVTLPLGILAVLFVGAKVGASVFIVGWLLLVPLLFIIDEELLPTVAAHDTQTDRTDSLSVLKERYARGELDDEAFERRVETLLETEDSERNHDTHSNSHEREFERDR, from the coding sequence GTGGCAGACGACCGCTTGCAATCGCTCGGAATGATAGTCGCGGTTGTGACGCTGCCACTCGGCATCTTAGCTGTCCTGTTTGTGGGTGCTAAAGTGGGGGCCAGCGTGTTCATCGTGGGGTGGTTGCTACTCGTGCCGTTACTGTTCATCATTGATGAGGAACTCCTCCCCACAGTCGCTGCGCACGACACACAGACTGACAGGACGGACTCACTCTCTGTACTCAAAGAGCGGTATGCACGTGGAGAACTCGATGACGAGGCGTTCGAACGTCGCGTCGAGACGCTGCTCGAAACTGAAGACAGCGAACGCAATCATGACACTCATTCGAATAGCCACGAACGTGAATTCGAGCGCGATCGATAG
- a CDS encoding ABC transporter ATP-binding protein yields MAAIEVSGLTKEYGSVTGIDSLTFSVEEGEVFGFLGPNGAGKTTTIRTLLGFQSPTTGTATVLGCDTRNERDLRSAKADIGYLPATPAFDESVTGSEILDLHARVKGAERREELLERFDPPVGRPVREYSTGNVQKLAIVQAFMHDPTLVIMDEPTSGLDPLVQQRFNDFIRAEQRRGVTVFFSSHVLSEVRRLCDRVAILRDGQLVTTESIEALLHRSGKVVHLRIIGEVDESAFEFDGVHDLEIRAVSTAGGMSDSDSEHEINGHADELAFRSVQSGSETEVSFTFTGNVNDLVDAVGRHTLREFDIEEAPLDDVFMRFYGGDDV; encoded by the coding sequence ATGGCAGCGATTGAGGTGAGCGGCCTGACGAAGGAATACGGGAGTGTGACTGGGATCGACTCGCTTACGTTCTCCGTTGAAGAGGGCGAGGTCTTCGGCTTTCTCGGGCCGAATGGGGCGGGAAAAACGACGACGATACGGACGCTCCTTGGTTTCCAGTCTCCAACAACGGGGACGGCGACCGTTCTCGGCTGCGATACGCGCAATGAACGTGATCTTCGCAGCGCCAAAGCTGACATCGGATATCTCCCGGCAACGCCAGCGTTCGATGAGAGCGTAACTGGGAGCGAGATCCTAGATCTCCACGCTCGCGTGAAGGGTGCTGAACGGCGCGAAGAACTGTTAGAACGATTCGATCCGCCCGTTGGTCGTCCTGTGCGCGAGTATTCGACCGGGAACGTCCAGAAGCTCGCTATCGTTCAGGCGTTCATGCACGATCCAACCCTCGTCATCATGGACGAACCGACCTCGGGTCTGGATCCGCTCGTACAGCAACGCTTCAACGATTTCATCCGAGCGGAACAGCGCCGCGGTGTAACCGTGTTTTTCTCATCACACGTGCTGAGCGAAGTCCGCAGGCTCTGTGATCGGGTAGCGATCCTGCGCGATGGACAGCTCGTCACGACGGAGTCGATCGAAGCACTCCTCCACCGGAGCGGAAAAGTCGTCCATCTTCGTATCATTGGCGAGGTCGACGAATCTGCGTTCGAATTCGACGGCGTTCACGATCTCGAAATCAGGGCTGTCTCCACCGCAGGTGGGATGAGTGATAGTGACAGCGAGCACGAGATCAACGGACACGCAGACGAACTCGCGTTTCGCTCGGTTCAGAGCGGCAGCGAGACCGAGGTTTCGTTTACGTTTACTGGGAACGTTAACGATCTCGTGGATGCTGTCGGACGGCACACGCTTCGTGAATTTGATATCGAGGAAGCGCCACTCGATGACGTCTTCATGCGGTTCTACGGAGGAGACGATGTTTGA
- a CDS encoding tRNA-dihydrouridine synthase, with protein sequence MGHSHVPVRSHPRVDFTPRVALASLSGASDAAWARRASEYAGCAFLGGIAVDGPTRAAARALVAREREEFLPADPIAFIDRELSALEETPLATGFNVRSTTIEPIRRAAAVCREHDAIIEINAHCRQDELCAAGAGETLLADTDRLCASVRAASETGATTSVKVRAEVANVDLPETVRRMSEAGASIIHVDAMDSESIIRTIAETSDAFIIANNGVRGRETVREYLMYGADAVSVGRPSDDPRILERVREATTEWFQNGSQSESENENECGCEGTA encoded by the coding sequence ATGGGTCATAGTCACGTTCCTGTTCGGTCTCATCCCCGCGTTGATTTCACCCCTCGTGTCGCCTTAGCGAGTCTGAGCGGTGCATCGGACGCCGCGTGGGCGCGCCGGGCGAGCGAGTACGCGGGCTGTGCGTTTCTGGGCGGAATCGCGGTCGACGGTCCCACGCGAGCGGCAGCGCGAGCACTCGTTGCCCGCGAGCGCGAGGAGTTTCTTCCGGCCGATCCGATCGCGTTCATCGACCGGGAGCTATCGGCACTTGAGGAGACGCCACTCGCCACTGGGTTCAACGTGCGGAGTACGACGATCGAGCCGATCCGAAGGGCTGCAGCGGTCTGTCGTGAGCACGACGCGATCATCGAGATCAACGCCCACTGCCGACAGGACGAACTATGCGCGGCAGGAGCGGGCGAGACGCTCTTAGCAGACACCGATCGGCTCTGTGCGTCCGTCCGTGCTGCAAGCGAGACAGGAGCGACCACAAGCGTAAAAGTTCGCGCGGAGGTTGCAAACGTTGATCTCCCGGAAACCGTTCGTCGGATGAGCGAGGCGGGAGCGAGCATCATTCACGTGGATGCGATGGATTCGGAGTCGATCATTCGAACGATCGCCGAGACGAGTGATGCGTTCATCATCGCCAACAACGGCGTCCGAGGGCGCGAGACAGTTCGTGAGTATCTCATGTACGGTGCAGACGCAGTGAGCGTCGGCCGACCGAGCGACGATCCCCGAATTCTCGAACGCGTTCGTGAGGCGACAACAGAGTGGTTCCAAAACGGAAGTCAAAGCGAGAGCGAGAATGAAAACGAGTGCGGATGCGAGGGAACAGCGTGA
- a CDS encoding triphosphoribosyl-dephospho-CoA synthase: protein MRSPAQNAELALLLEVTGTPKPGNVDRHREYDDLRFEHFMAGAVGSIPGLILAQNGAAVGRAFERSVVGMAEQSAGNTQFGALLLLVPLVRAASAHDDFSAETASEIARSTTVDDACDFYRAFEHVDVAVNDPPSGMDALDVRLGSRAEPTLRERELTLFDVMEQSAEIDGVAREWTQDFDRSFAAADWIEKNDGPVSERAADAFIRLLAAKPDTFIVKQHDEATATEVSERADKARAGAIDPAALAEEFIRRDINPGTTADLTAAALFIALERGLSV, encoded by the coding sequence GTGAGGTCGCCGGCCCAGAACGCAGAGCTCGCGCTCTTGCTCGAAGTAACCGGGACGCCGAAGCCGGGAAACGTCGATCGACACAGAGAGTACGACGACCTTCGATTCGAGCATTTCATGGCTGGAGCTGTCGGGAGCATCCCCGGGCTGATTCTCGCACAGAACGGGGCGGCCGTCGGCCGCGCATTCGAGCGGAGTGTCGTCGGAATGGCCGAACAGTCCGCCGGGAACACTCAGTTCGGTGCGTTGTTGCTGCTCGTCCCGCTCGTTCGCGCTGCAAGCGCACACGATGATTTCTCCGCCGAGACCGCGAGCGAGATTGCTCGCTCGACAACGGTGGACGACGCCTGTGATTTCTACCGTGCGTTCGAGCACGTTGATGTCGCTGTCAACGACCCTCCTTCTGGGATGGACGCACTCGATGTCAGACTGGGATCGCGTGCGGAACCGACGCTCCGCGAGCGCGAACTCACACTCTTCGACGTGATGGAGCAAAGCGCCGAGATCGACGGTGTTGCGCGCGAGTGGACACAGGATTTCGATCGGTCGTTTGCGGCCGCTGATTGGATCGAGAAGAACGACGGACCCGTCTCCGAACGGGCTGCAGACGCTTTCATTCGGCTACTTGCAGCGAAGCCGGACACATTCATCGTGAAACAACACGACGAGGCGACGGCGACCGAGGTGAGCGAGCGAGCAGACAAAGCTCGCGCAGGTGCGATCGACCCAGCTGCGCTTGCCGAGGAGTTCATTCGGCGAGACATCAATCCCGGAACAACGGCCGATCTGACCGCAGCAGCGCTGTTCATCGCGCTCGAACGGGGGCTGTCGGTATGA
- a CDS encoding TetR/AcrR family transcriptional regulator produces the protein MHGFSDEERERIREQLIETGRELLLTYGPGKTTVSDITEPIGIAKSTFYRFFDSKSALYLQIFRREMEEFGETVQQELATVDDPREGLERLFRCYAEFAEENQLVQQTVIQGNYQETFRSVDPEKLETVQQEGPVELLPLIEDLRARSNGPLAEVDPSTVLGLMGGSVGLMALHRDEFDEYESGYYKQVQDVLITSLARGLTE, from the coding sequence ATGCACGGATTCAGCGACGAGGAGCGAGAACGCATCCGAGAGCAGCTCATCGAGACGGGGCGAGAGTTGCTCCTCACCTACGGGCCGGGCAAGACCACTGTTTCGGACATCACCGAGCCGATCGGGATTGCAAAGAGCACATTCTATCGATTTTTCGACTCTAAGTCTGCTCTGTATCTCCAGATATTCCGGCGAGAGATGGAAGAGTTCGGCGAAACCGTACAGCAAGAGCTGGCGACGGTGGATGATCCACGAGAGGGGCTTGAGCGGCTCTTCAGGTGTTACGCCGAGTTTGCAGAAGAGAATCAGCTCGTACAGCAGACGGTCATTCAGGGCAACTACCAAGAGACCTTTCGTAGTGTCGATCCGGAGAAATTGGAGACAGTACAGCAGGAAGGACCCGTTGAGCTCCTACCACTCATCGAAGATCTCCGAGCACGCAGCAATGGACCACTCGCGGAGGTCGATCCGAGCACAGTGCTCGGTTTAATGGGTGGATCAGTCGGTCTCATGGCCCTCCACAGAGACGAGTTCGACGAGTACGAATCGGGGTACTACAAGCAAGTACAGGACGTGCTCATCACGTCGCTCGCGCGAGGACTCACTGAGTGA
- a CDS encoding 30S ribosomal protein S17e, with the protein MAIKPAYVKKTATVLLERYSDAFNDDFDRNKDLVTELTNIESKEVRNRIAGYITRKKGVTPE; encoded by the coding sequence ATGGCCATCAAACCCGCCTACGTCAAGAAAACGGCGACAGTGCTATTGGAGCGCTATTCGGACGCGTTCAACGATGATTTCGATCGCAACAAGGACCTCGTCACAGAGTTGACGAACATCGAATCGAAGGAAGTCCGCAATCGAATCGCTGGGTACATTACACGAAAAAAGGGCGTCACGCCTGAATAA
- a CDS encoding DUF447 domain-containing protein: protein MSAHEDPWPIELSGVTESIVTTHGPNDRWNVAALGLFSEHEQKAHRVTARTWGRTRTWRNFHARGEGYLQFTRDPLDFVEAACSIREEDTPILDTADAWVRVSVESVDAGANGETEWEQWELSPIESSVERRVVPTTNRGYYAVVEATIAASRLDVPEYDTDQLRERIAYFERVVDRCGSEREQTAWTRFEELIEWQ, encoded by the coding sequence ATGAGTGCACACGAGGACCCGTGGCCGATTGAGCTGTCTGGCGTCACCGAGTCAATCGTCACGACACACGGACCAAACGATCGGTGGAACGTCGCTGCCCTCGGACTGTTCTCCGAACACGAACAGAAAGCGCATCGTGTCACCGCACGAACGTGGGGACGCACGCGGACGTGGCGGAACTTCCACGCACGCGGCGAGGGGTATCTCCAGTTCACCCGCGATCCGCTCGATTTTGTCGAGGCAGCCTGCTCGATCCGCGAGGAAGACACCCCGATTCTCGATACGGCTGATGCGTGGGTCCGCGTCTCGGTTGAGTCGGTCGACGCGGGTGCGAACGGAGAGACGGAGTGGGAGCAGTGGGAGCTTTCGCCCATCGAATCGAGCGTCGAACGACGCGTCGTTCCGACCACCAATCGTGGATACTATGCGGTCGTCGAGGCGACAATCGCTGCTTCACGGCTCGACGTTCCTGAATACGACACTGATCAACTTCGAGAACGAATCGCGTACTTCGAACGCGTAGTCGATCGTTGCGGAAGCGAGCGCGAACAGACGGCGTGGACCCGATTCGAAGAGCTCATCGAGTGGCAGTGA
- a CDS encoding ABC transporter permease subunit translates to MFELTAYEARKRAKSTSGLTVLLSLVAALFVAMYPSFTENLDPEQIEQLTASYPAAMAEAFNLQTLASIEGFLAVELYTTGWILLVGLYFAYSGAGLLSDDVDRGRMDLLLSLPILRARLVAEKFASLFVPLVVINAVVPVVVYVSADLVGYPVDAVNLMVIHLLSIPYLLCCGAIGLLVSVFVNRASIAQRGVLGGLFGLFLVESLVTGTDYEWLGNIAPMRYLDPNAVLIHSEYDVTSAGVLLAGTLVLVLISQLWFTRKDIP, encoded by the coding sequence ATGTTTGAGCTGACCGCTTACGAGGCACGCAAACGCGCAAAGAGCACTAGTGGACTAACGGTCCTCCTTTCGCTCGTCGCTGCTCTATTCGTCGCGATGTATCCCTCTTTCACCGAAAACTTAGACCCCGAACAGATTGAGCAGCTCACGGCTTCGTACCCGGCGGCGATGGCCGAGGCGTTCAATCTCCAGACGCTCGCGTCTATCGAGGGATTTCTCGCGGTCGAACTCTACACGACCGGGTGGATCTTACTGGTCGGTCTCTATTTTGCGTACTCCGGTGCGGGATTACTCTCAGACGATGTCGATCGTGGACGGATGGATCTCTTGCTGTCGCTCCCGATTTTGCGTGCGCGCCTCGTCGCGGAGAAGTTCGCGTCGTTGTTCGTTCCCCTCGTCGTCATCAACGCTGTCGTTCCCGTCGTGGTCTACGTGAGTGCCGATCTCGTTGGCTACCCTGTCGATGCCGTCAACCTGATGGTTATCCATCTGCTTTCGATCCCGTATCTCCTGTGCTGTGGCGCGATTGGACTCCTCGTGTCTGTCTTCGTCAACCGCGCTTCGATCGCTCAGCGCGGCGTGCTCGGCGGGCTGTTCGGTCTCTTCCTCGTCGAATCGTTGGTTACTGGCACCGATTACGAATGGCTCGGAAACATTGCGCCGATGCGGTATCTCGATCCGAACGCCGTTCTCATTCACAGCGAATACGACGTAACGAGCGCTGGCGTGTTGCTCGCTGGGACACTCGTGCTTGTCCTCATCAGTCAGCTCTGGTTCACCCGAAAAGATATTCCGTGA